Proteins co-encoded in one Cercospora beticola chromosome 7, complete sequence genomic window:
- a CDS encoding uncharacterized protein (SMCOG1288:ABC transporter related protein~antiSMASH:Cluster_7), with translation MGETHSGFTPGEIDGHELEVLGDKTGDTQVRIADEDVAKSSKDTKKEDPQGGMRYYWRVFGYATAWDTIFYTIAILASIALGAIGPLMTIVFGRFITKFNDFVSAQNSANQFLQDVDQATAMLAGLFAAKFALAYLANLLISIAATHVTCALRADYLRKTLSQEIALFDREQQSVATHLTSSGDTINLGIGEKLSSLIQGLAVFFAAIVVALTVSWKLALITLSLIPAWFIIVGFAISKDTKIEAASQQALSQATNVAQDAFGLIKTVRAFGAEQKLLAKHNDLLDAANEAGRRKPLIYGILYSSQAFIVSCIFVLAFWQGYELYESGDIGSSGPVFTVLLSVCMANGAIQQIGPQQQAVANASTAAKALFQTIDRPSLLDPLSESGQRCMQQGQIEIKNLTFAYPQRPEIKVLKDLNLFIPARKTTALVGPSGCGKSTLIALLERFYEIPSSSSPDQAGSITLDGIPLSQYNTRYLRSNIGLVQQEPTLFSGTVFENVAMGFTNKQQNLPFQTQREIVQDACRQSNAHGFIMDLPRGYATNIGEKGAMLSGGQRQRIAIARAVVSNPRILLLDEATSALDPGTEKVVQAALESVMKGRTTVVIAHRLATVRNADKIVVFGEGKVLEEGSHGELMRRENGKYAGMVRAQDLGGSVSVGGLKEEEDERKRRLSNEMFSLQDLLDYHQTGSRMSFDSDSKGSYESDEKDDDVEEKEDVDDMELERQDIHSYATCNRTSRDFTRARPELSTPRVTSEGLKHSLLKCFFLMLKENRPSHWHHYLILSFGAAIGGAVNPIQAILFSKLNDAFVLPEKEGQRQATFSALVFLAMAFATAISYFCVGYTCHIIGQRLATKYRRELLDRYLRMDQEFFDLHHVANLTTKLNDVPAAIRELLSSSMVVISIVLVSLVASSILGIVWGWKLGLVLVFGGLPILIGAGYVKIRCENQYEEQNAKHFANSAALAIESTAAIRTIASLTMEPQVMDQYNAAVRKDAMKSIRYFVFATAPYALSQSLEYLIIALGFWYGSRLVARREYTTQQFMVVFTAIIFAGQAAAAFFSFSSSLAKARSAVNYILWLRTVESQIRETSINMGKGSSGSQAEVKFDGVEFRYRKRPTVSVLKGMNFRIESGQYAAFVGPSGCGKSTVISLIQRFYDPLSGQIMLNGQGVSAMSPHLYRKHISLVQQEPGLFQGSIRDNVTIGLDEEVSDDRVREALRMANCLDFVSSLPEGLETACGGGGSQMSGGQRQRISIARALIRRPQLLLLDEATSALDTQSERIVQESLESARLGRTVVAVAHRLSTVRNANVIFVVGEGKIVECGSHEELLRAKGLYYAMCQAQSIGLE, from the exons ATGGGTGAAACACATTCTGGATTCACTCCAGGCGAGATCGACGGCCACGAACTCGAAGTGCTAGGCGACAAAACTGGAGATACGCAAGTACGTATCGCAGACGAAGATGTGGCAAAGTCCAGCAAAGAtacgaagaaggaggatcccCAAGGTGGCATGAGATACTACTGG CGAGTATTCGGATATGCCACAGCCTGGGATACCATCTTCTATACCATTGCAATCCTCGCATCCATCGCCCTGGGAGCCATCGGCCCACTCATGACAATAGTCTTCGGCCGCTTCATCACGAAATTCAACGACTTCGTTTCCGCGCAAAATTCCGCAAACCAATTCCTCCAAGATGTCGACCAAGCGACCGCCATGCTCGCCGGCCTTTTTGCTGCAAAATTCGCACTGGCATATCTCGCAAACTTACTTATCAGCATCGCCGCAACACATGTGACCTGTGCTCTCCGGGCAGACTACCTCCGCAAAACTCTCAGCCAAGAGATCGCGCTTTTCGATAGAGAACAGCAGTCCGTGGCAACGCATTTGACGAGCAGCGGCGATACGATCAATCTTGGAATCGGAGAGAAGTTATCGTCGTTAATTCAAGGTCTGGCAGTGTTCTTCGCCGCCATCGTAGTGGCTCTCACTGTGAGTTGGAAACTCGCACTCATCACGCTAAGTTTAATCCCAGCATggttcatcatcgtcggcttCGCCATCTCCAAGGATACTAAAATCGAAGCTGCGAGTCAGCAAGCACTTTCCCAAGCGACGAACGTTGCGCAGGACGCGTTTGGACTTATCAAGACTGTGCGGGCTTTTGGTGCTGAGCAGAAATTACTGGCCAAGCATAATGATCTTCTGGATGCTGCGAATGAAGCCGGACGCAGGAAACCACTGATTTATgggattctctattcttctCAGGCTTTTATCGTGTCTTGCATATTCGTGTTGGCTTTCTGGCAAGGCTATGAATTGTACGAAAGCGGCGATATTGGATCCAGCGGACCGGTGTTTACTGTTCTGCTTTCAGTCTGCATGGCAAACGGTGCCATTCAACAAATCGGACCTCAACAGCAAGCTGTCGCGAATGCTAgtacagcagcaaaagcccTCTTTCAGACAATCGACAGACCTTCACTTCTGGATCCATTATCAGAATCCGGCCAAAGATGTATGCAACAAGGTCAAATCGAAATCAAAAATCTTACATTCGCGTATCCTCAACGACCAGAGATCAAAGTACTAAAGGATCTCAACCTCTTCATCCCAGCTCGTAAAACCACAGCCCTGGTCGGCCCAAGCGGCTGCGGAAAATCCACCCTCATCGCCCTCCTCGAACGCTTCTACGAAATCccgtcatcctcctcaccagACCAAGCAGGCTCAATAACCCTCGACGGAATCCCCCTCTCTCAATACAACACCCGCTACCTCCGCAGCAACATCGGTCTCGTCCAACAAGAACCTACTCTCTTCTCCGGAACTGTATTTGAAAACGTCGCAATGGGTTTCACAAATAAACAACAAAACCTTCCATTTCAGACTCAGAGGGAAATAGTACAAGATGCCTGTCGACAATCTAACGCGCACGGTTTCATCATGGATTTACCAAGAGGGTATGCTACGAATATTGGGGAGAAGGGTGCGATGTTAAGTGGTGGACAGAGGCAAAGGATTGCGATCGCGAGAGCGGTTGTGTCGAATCCGAGGATCTTGTTGTTGGATGAGGCGACGAGTGCGTTGGATCCGGGGACGGAAAAAGTAGTGCAAGCTGCGTTGGAGAGCGTGATGAAGGGGAGGACGACGGTTGTTATCGCGCATAGGTTGGCGACGGTGAGGAATGCGGATAAGATTGTGGTGTTTGGGGAGGGGAAGGTGCTAGAGGAGGGGAGTCATGGGGAgttgatgaggagggagAATGGGAAGTATGCGGGGATGGTTAGGGCGCAGGATTTGGGTGGTTCGGTTTCGGTTGGAGGActgaaggaggaggaggatgagaggaAACGGCGGCTGAGCAATGAGATGTTTTCGTTGCAAGATTTGTTGGATTATCATCAGACTGGATCGAGGATGAGCTTCGACAGCGATAGCAAGGGGAGCTACGAGAGTGATGAAaaagatgatgatgtcgaggaAAAAGAAGATGTCGACGACATGGAACTGGAACGGCAAGACATCCATTCATATGCCACCTGCAACCGGACCTCAAGAGACTTTACACGCGCCCGACCCGAACTCTCAACTCCCCGCGTCACATCCGAAGGCCTCAAACACTCCCTCCTCAAATGTTTCTTCCTCATGCTCAAAGAAAACCGCCCTTCCCACTGGCACCACTACCTCATCCTCTCCTTCGGCGCAGCAATCGGCGGAGCCGTAAACCCAATCCAAGCgatcctcttctccaaactCAACGATGCCTTTGTCTTGCCAGAAAAGGAAGGTCAACGACAAGCGACTTTCTCCGCACTCGTTTTTCTCGCCATGGCGTTCGCCACAGCCATAAGCTATTTCTGCGTAGGCTACACCTGCCATATCATCGGTCAACGACTCGCGACAAAGTATCGTCGGGAACTACTGGATCGGTATTTACGCATGGATCAAGAATTCTTCGATCTACATCATGTTGCGAATTTGACGACGAAATTGAATGATGTTCCGGCTGCGATTCGAGAGCTCTTGTCGTCGAGTATGGTTGTGATTTCCATCGTCCTGGTGAGCTTGGTCGCTTCTAGTATTCTAGGTATAGTCTGGGGCTGGAAACTCGGACTTGTTCTGGTCTTTGGCGGTCTCCCAATTTTGATTGGCGCTGGCTATGTGAAGATCCGGTGCGAGAATCAATACGAGGAACAGAATGCGAAGCATTTTGCGAATAGTGCTGCGTTGGCGATTGAATCTACTGCGGCTATCCGGACGATTGCGTCGTTGACGATGGAGCCACAGGTGATGGATCAATACAACGCGGCTGTGCGGAAGGATGCGATGAAGTCGATTCGGTACTTCGTCTTTGCTACGGCACCGTATGCTTTGTCGCAGTCGTTGGAGTATTTGATCATCGCTCTCGGATTCTGGTATGGGTCTCGTCTTGTGGCCAGACGCGAGTACACGACACAGCAGTTCATGGTCGTCTTCACAGCGATCATCTTTGCCGGACAAGCTGCCGCGGCGTTCTTCTCGTTCAGTAGCTCGCTGGCCAAAGCTCGATCTGCGGTCAATTACATCCTTTGGCTACGCACGGTTGAGAGCCAGATTCGGGAGACTTCGATCAACATGGGTAAAGGATCCTCTGGAAGCCAAGCAGAAGTGAAGTTCGATGGCGTGGAATTTCGATATCGAAAACGGCCGACTGTGTCTGTTCTCAAGGGGATGAACTTCAGGATAGAGTCTGGTCAGTACGCGGCATTCGTGGGACCTTCGGGCTGCGGCAAGAGCACAGTCATCAGCCTCATCCAAAGATTCTACGATCCGTTATCAGGCCAGATAATGCTGAATGGGCAGGGAGTATCAGCCATGTCGCCTCACCTGTACCGCAAGCATATATCGCTCGTGCAGCAGGAGCCGGGATTGTTTCAAGGGTCCATTCGGGATAACGTCACGATTGGCCTCGACGAAGAGGTATCCGACGATCGTGTGCGAGAAGCACTTCGCATGGCAAATTGTCTTGACTTTGTCAGCTCATTGCCCGAAGGGCTGGAGACTGCatgcggcggaggtggaagTCAGATGTCTGGTGGACAGAGACAGCGAATATCGatagcgcgagcgctgaTCCGGAGACCGcaattgcttcttcttgacgaGGCTACATCTGCACTGGACACGCAGAGCGAAAGAATTGTCCAGGAGTCTCTGGAGAGTGCCAGATTAGGGCGAACGGTCGTGGCTGTTGCTCACCGGCTGAGTACAGTTCGCAATGCGAATGTGATTTTCGTGGTCGGTGAGGGGAAGATTGTCGAGTGTGGTTCTCATGAGGAACTTCTTCGAGCCAAAGGGTTGTATTATGCCATGTGCCAGGCCCAGTCCATCGGCTTAGAATAG
- a CDS encoding uncharacterized protein (antiSMASH:Cluster_7~SMCOG1022:Beta-ketoacyl synthase) yields the protein MKDNINTREPIAVIGYSYRAPGTGRKNLWEYLEEGKCAWSKVPAERFDHDAFYNADKDKAGCIASKGGHFLPDDAYAFEPAFFNLRADEARQMDPQQRMALECAFEAAEHAGITINELAGSNTGIFAANGNVDTALELIADLPTTSKYTATGTACCMFANRLSYFLDVRGPSVVIDAACASSSSALHLAVQNLRFGECESAFVVASSLAMTPAMWVTLDTMGALSPEGRSYSYDTKASGFGRGDGAACLLLKPLRKAILDNDPIQAIVANTACNHGGRTDGITVPSSNAQVNLMRRVHEEIGWNPAETTVVEGHGTGTLVGDPIEARSVATVFGADRPPGNPIFLGSIKSNIGHAENASGLLAVIKGIMMLQHGIILPTADFDSPNAVVADTGMLKVLKSPQPWPQDAPKRVCVSNFGFGGANASALLEAYETESRSQLLDINGRVENLEVGAAVSSLSEHSLGGTAQRQLLFTCSARTENSLRAYLASFAEYLENQAKYSLESLQDICYTLGQRRTHFQHRTAIPANSFSMLKDEVVRLGTSDGKLTKSKKVTVAFVFTGQGAQWAQMATKLEQHPVFTSTLERAEKVLRSFGSTWLLREELNRSAEDSHVNEASVSQPACTAVQLALVELLRSWTVLPSIVTGHSSGEIAAAYAAGFISFETALALAFFRGEAATRASQNDNLRGAMMVIGANVEEATALLSSCSDSGYATIAAINSPSSITLSGDVNAIDELHRTATSRGLFARKLKVDVAYHSRHMESVAESYLEDVKPHYAKKSDHPTAMTDVIFVSSVSGQVEAGDAIDPSYWVRNLLQPVRLVSAIETMFSEAVTSRVPAPNIVVEVGPHPALKGPFEQTLDALENSQASANVTYMPTLTRGTESNDAVMAFAALAFTNGISLDLASVNQTDAGECHVVTDLPRYEWDKSERYAHVSRTTKHSRRPGNAYHALLGWASPHNEGKSRSFRQVFTLDEMPWLRGHRIAGEVLFPMTGYLALAFEAVRSVSPNTAVGAFVVREFHAKRGLQIAEEEPIDLTTKVTPFAVGPNTLSNTWWTFEVMTWADKQGWIVHAQGQVSVESSTEINNPDSAASAKLLHRDDLQAIDTDSAYKTMRGVGLDYGPGFALITQVAWSDDTAVFEIQMKDLDMSIPSDSDFNLATSIATSDNLLHGTGLLKTLNGDMQGLIPVYCRQLRIFDKVPVTESSKITVVTRLISEDKKLGSLTSCTTAFAHVNGSLTPVAELLHLTSRHNSGVKRNPFLGDGKAETYKWDLAPLQPALPQASKSGPSISITVSGVLRDDAEQDFAKNVSDRLRELPGYDARIVPYHGFVADESSYFMFIDNGSQSITRTFDEKSFETMRQLLLGSAGIIWVMPEHSRPEAHTMIGFLRSLRLEDAPRPLLLIRDVSIDDAGVEAIASVAGRLSGTDAAKHSEQEFVLSGGELLVPRLVPTPNAAELLGFEEKEVEKRIQALDESGEMSIKDTVQMTVDSVGSLDSIYFRRVDLLAQELGDDEIIVKVEAVGVNFRDLLLVLGSLPWHEPGLEGAGTVAMVGRNVTSFKPGDRVFYSSMQGGFANYVRMSHLYAGKLSDRWTFAQGATLSVAYSTAIWCLEDVARLQSGESVLIHAATGAAGQACIAIAKLLGANIFATAGTTAKRLFLHETLGIPEENIFSSRTPEFHDQILLATGGKGVDVVVNSLSGELLERTLDIVAEFGRFVEIGKKDILDNNYMGLRTFERCISFTSVDLRQRLLKRPQEAQRFLASITERLESGGISPIAGTEVPLSDVASGLRKLQTGDNIGKVVVKVSPTDTVLAEPPGAGGKLLTDKVTYVITGGTGGIGRSLALWMLEHGAKHIVLLGRSGSSRPEIAELTRKHPGVRAVACDVASRASLEEALKSLHDLPPVRGVIHGALYLRDALLTNTTFDDWQKVSAPKIDAAWHLHELLPQLEFFISLASITGVTGNAGQSIYGGTTTFLEAFSAYRREQGLPAISIQLPMIEDAGYALDNGMTKSMRENTGVWLQMPQIEHLVEEAIIACKTGQYDEAVRATAFVRDQQSPDMSAIGERLHMYSALRQQDNAAAATQGLSKYSDAESFLPALMERVATLAVMDADEVDPDTDLVEYSLDSLVTVELRNWIRRETGHEVALNQVLTMPNLRALAEFVFSPGSAS from the exons ATGAAGGATAACATCAACACGAGAGAACCCATTGCGGTCATTGGCTATTCCTACAGAGCACCAGGGACAGGCCGCAAGAATTTATGGGAGTATCTGGAGGAAGGCAAATGCGCATGGTCGAAAGTGCCAGCAGAACGATTTGACCATGATGCATTCTACAATGCCGATAAAGACAAGGCCGGCTGTATAGCCTCCAAAGGAGGCCATTTTCTCCCGGATGATGCTTACGCCTTCGAGCCTGCCTTCTTCAATCTCAGAGCAGATGAAGCTCGCCAAATGGATCCGCAACAACGCATGGCTCTTGAATGTGCCTTTGAGGCAGCCGAACATGCCGGCATCACAATCAATGAGCTTGCCGGCTCCAATACAGGCATTTTTGCTGCCAACGGAAACGTTGATACCGCTCTCGAACTCATCGCCGATCTGCCCACGACTTCGAAATACACCGCGACTGGCACAGCCTGTTGCATGTTTGCCAATCGATTATCATATTTCCTGGATGTT CGTGGTCCCTCCGTGGTGATTGATGCAGCATGTGCAAGCAGTTCCTCGGCACTTCACTTGGCTGTGCAGAATCTTCGGTTCGGAGAGTGCGAGTCGGCTTTCGTGGTCGCGTCCAGCTTGGCCATGACACCGGCTATGTGGGTTACTTTAGATACCATGGG TGCTCTTTCGCCTGAAGGAAGAAGCTACTCGTACGACACAAAGGCTTCCGGCTTTGGTCGTGGTGATGGCGCAgcttgtctgctgctgaagcCTCTTCGCAAGGCCATTCTTGACAATGATCCAATTCAGGCTATTGTCGCAAATACAGCTTGTAATCACGGCGGAAGGACAGATGGGATCACTGTACCATCTTCGAATGCCCAAGTCAATCTCATGCGCCGTGTTCACGAAGAGATCGGCTGGAACCCCGCGGAAACGACAGTTGTTGAGGGTCATGGCACCGGGACACTGGTGGGCGATCCGATCGAGGCTCGGTCTGTAGCAACAGTCTTCGGCGCAGATCGACCACCAGGGAACCCGATATTCCTCGGCTCGATCAAATCTAATATCGGGCACGCCGAGAACGCTAGCGGGTTGCTCGCCGTAATAAAAGGGATCATGATGTTACAGCACGGCATCATTCTTCCCACAGCTGATTTCGATTCGCCCAATGCAGTGGTGGCAGACACTGGCATGCTGAAGGTGCTGAAGAGTCCACAGCCGTGGCCGCAAGACGCACCGAAAAGGGTCTGCGTCTCGaacttcggcttcggcggaGCCAATGCCTCCGCTCTTCTTGAAGCTTATGAAACCGAGAGTCGCTCACAGCTACTGGATATCAATGGTCGTGTTGAAAACTTGGAGGTTGGCGCGGCTGTCTCATCGCTTTCCGAGCACAGCCTTGGAGGCACTGCACAAAGGCAGCTTCTATTCACGTGCTCCGCGAGGACAGAGAACAGCTTGCGTGCGTATCTTGCGTCTTTCGCAGAATACCTTGAGAATCAGGCGAAGTATTCGCTTGAATCGTTACAGGATATTTGCTACACTCTTGGACAGCGCCGGACCCACTTTCAGCATCGAACGGCAATTCCAGCCAACAGCTTCTCGATGCTCAAAGATGAAGTCGTGCGCCTGGGAACGAGCGATGGCAAGCTTACGAAATCTAAGAAGGTCACAGTAGCCTTTGTCTTTACTGGGCAAGGCGCGCAATGGGCTCAGATGGCCACGAAACTGGAGCAGCACCCTGTATTCACTTCTACTTTGGAGCGTGCTGAGAAAGTTTTGCGAAGCTTTGGATCAACATGGCTATTACGAGAAGAACTCAACAGATCGGCCGAGGACTCGCACGTCAACGAAGCCAGCGTAAGCCAGCCTGCTTGTACTGCCGTGCAGTTGGCGCTGGTGGAACTGCTTCGCTCTTGGACTGTACTTCCGAGCATTGTCACTGGCCATTCGAGTGGGGAAATTGCAGCCGCGTATGCCGCCGGGTTCATATCATTTGAGACCGCTCTAGCACTTGCCTTTTTCAGAGGTGAAGCTGCTACGCGTGCTTCGCAGAATGATAACCTACGCGGCGCTATGATGGTCATTGGCGCAAATGTAGAGGAAGCCACTGCACTTTTGTCGTCCTGCAGTGACTCTGGATACGCCACGATTGCTGCAATCAACAGCCCAAGCAGCATTACGTTGTCGGGAGACGTCAACGCTATCGACGAATTACACCGAACAGCAACCTCGAGAGGTCTATTTGCCCGGAAGCTCAAAGTGGATGTTGCCTATCATTCACGGCACATGGAGTCGGTCGCAGAATCCTACCTGGAAGATGTCAAGCCACACTATGCTAAGAAGAGCGATCACCCCACCGCGATGACCGACGTGATCTTTGTATCGTCAGTGTCCGGTCAAGTCGAGGCTGGAGATGCGATCGATCCGTCTTACTGGGTGAGGAATCTTCTCCAACCTGTGCGCCTGGTTTCCGCCATTGAAACAATGTTCTCGGAAGCTGTCACATCGCGCGTACCTGCTCCGAACATCGTGGTCGAAGTTGGACCCCACCCGGCACTCAAAGGACCCTTCGAGCAAACACTGGATGCTCTGGAAAATTCTCAGGCTTCAGCCAACGTGACCTACATGCCGACCCTGACCAGGGGAACAGAATCTAACGATGCAGTTATGGCATTTGCAGCACTTGCTTTCACCAACGGAATCAGTCTCGATCTGGCCTCTGTCAACCAAACCGATGCTGGCGAGTGTCATGTGGTTACCGACTTGCCTCGATACGAATGGGACAAATCTGAGAGATATGCCCATGTTTCACGTACAACGAAACATTCAAGACGACCAGGAAACGCATATCACGCGCTGCTCGGATGGGCAAGTCCACACAATGAAGGAAAGTCTCGGTCTTTTCGACAAGTCTTCACACTGGACGAGATGCCCTGGCTGAGAGGTCATCGTATCGCAGGCGAGGTCCTCTTCCCCATGACCGGCTACCTTGCGCTTGCATTCGAGGCAGTGCGCAGTGTCAGCCCCAACACTGCGGTAGGCGCTTTCGTCGTGCGAGAGTTTCATGCCAAGCGTGGATTGCAGATTGCGGAAGAAGAGCCAATTGACCTAACGACCAAAGTCACCCCATTTGCGGTTGGACCCAACACTTTGTCAAACACTTGGTGGACCTTTGAGGTCATGACATGGGCCGACAAGCAAGGATGGATCGTGCACGCTCAGGGCCAAGTCAGCGTCGAGTCCTCTACAGAGATCAACAACCCGGACAGCGCGGCATCTGCGAAGCTCCTGCATCGTGACGACCTGCAAGCTATTGACACGGACAGTGCGTACAAAACGATGAGAGGCGTAGGTCTGGACTACGGGCCTGGCTTTGCGCTCATCACCCAGGTCGCCTGGTCGGACGATACTGCAGTATTCGAGATCCAGATGAAAGATCTGGATATGTCTATACCTTCGGATTCCGACTTCAATCTGGCAACTAGTATCGCAACGAGCGACAATTTGCTACATGGTACCGGACTGTTGAAGACATTGAACGGAGACATGCAGGGATTGATCCCTGTGTATTGTCGACAGTTGAGGATATTCGACAAGGTGCCTGTCACTGAGTCCTCCAAGATTACAGTTGTCACTCGTCTCATCAGCGAAGACAAGAAGCTTGGCAGTCTTACTTCCTGCACGACCGCTTTTGCGCATGTCAACGGCTCTCTCACGCCTGTGGCAGAGCTCCTCCATTTGACCTCGAGACATAATTCTGGAGTCAAGCGAAATCCATTCCTCGGCGATGGGAAAGCCGAGACGTACAAGTGGGATCTTGCACCTCTTCAGCCAGCTCTGCCGCAGGCGAGCAAATCCGGACCGAGCATCTCAATCACTGTCAGTGGCGTTCTGCGAGACGACGCGGAGCAAGATTTCGCCAAAAATGTATCCGATCGTCTGAGAGAACTTCCTGGATACGACGCCCGCATCGTGCCATATCATGGCTTCGTTGCAGATGAAAGCTCCTACTTCATGTTCATCGATAACGGATCTCAGAGTATCACGAGAACGTTCGACGAGAAGTCTTTCGAGACGATGCGACAGCTGCTTCTGGGCAGCGCGGGCATCATTTGGGTCATGCCAGAGCACAGTAGGCCAGAAGCACACACCATGATAGGCTTCCTTAGAAGTTTACGTCTCGAGGATGCTCCAAGGCCTCTGTTGCTCATAAGAGACGTAAGCATCGACGACGCAGGCGTTGAGGCAATTGCAAGTGTTGCTGGTCGACTGTCTGGCACTGATGCGGCAAAGCATTCGGAGCAGGAGTTCGTTCTGTCGGGCGGCGAGCTCCTCGTTCCTCGACTGGTTCCGACCCCTAATGCTGCGGAGCTTCTTGGATTTGAGGAGAAAGAGGTCGAGAAGCGGATTCAGGCACTCGATGAAAGTGGCGAGATGTCGATCAAAGACACTGTCCAAATGACAGTCGACTCCGTCGGCAGCCTCGATTCCATCTACTTCCGCCGCGTTGACCTGCTCGCTCAAGAACTTGGCGATGACGAGATTATTGTCAAGGTAGAGGCAGTGGGCGTCAATTTCCGCGATCTTCTGCTTGTACTTGGCTCGCTCCCATGGCACGAGCCAGGTCTCGAGGGAGCTGGCACGGTGGCAATGGTTGGCCGCAATGTGACATCTTTCAAACCTGGAGATCGTGTGTTCTACTCGTCCATGCAAGGTGGATTTGCAAATTACGTCCGCATGTCGCATTTGTATGCCGGAAAGCTCTCGGATCGTTGGACCTTTGCACAGGGTGCGACGCTCTCTGTCGCGTACAGCACCGCTATCTGGTGTCTGGAAGACGTTGCTCGCCTTCAATCGGGAGAATCCGTTCTGATCCATGCTGCGACTGGCGCAGCCGGGCAAGCTTGTATCGCCATCGCGAAATTGCTCGGTGCCAACATCTTCGCGACAGCCGGCACTACAGCAAAGAGGCTGTTCCTGCACGAGACTCTGGGCATACCAGAAGAGaacatcttctccagccGAACGCCAGAGTTCCATGACCAAATCCTACTTGCAACCGGCGGGAAAGGTGTAGATGTAGTCGTGAACTCTCTCAGTGGAGAGCTGCTCGAACGCACCTTGGATATCGTTGCCGAATTTGGCAGGTTCGTGGAGATTGGAAAGAAAGACATCCTCGACAACAACTACATGGGACTCCGCACATTTGAACGTTGCATCTCTTTCACGAGCGTCGATTTGAGGCAGAGGCTGCTCAAGCGCCCGCAAGAAGCTCAACGATTCCTCGCAAGCATAACAGAGAGACTTGAGTCAGGTGGTATCAGCCCGATTGCTGGTACTGAGGTCCCTCTTTCTGATGTTGCGTCCGGACTGCGGAAGTTGCAGACAGGTGACAATATTGGAAAGGTCGTGGTCAAAGTATCACCGACTGATACCGTTCTCGCGGAGCCTCCTGGAGCTGGCGGAAAGCTATTGACTGACAAGGTGACCTATGTGATCACTGGTGGCACGGGAGGAATTGGCCGCTCGCTGGCATTGTGGATGCTCGAGCATGGAGCGAAACACATTGTCTTGCTAGGCAGGAGTGGATCCTCAAGGCCTGAGATTGCCGAACTGACGCGGAAGCACCCTGGTGTTCGAGCTGTTGCATGCGATGTGGCCAGCAGAGCAAGCCTTGAAGAGGCGTTGAAGAGCCTTCACGACTTGCCTCCCGTTCGAGGCGTAATCCACGGAGCGTTGTATCTTCGG GACGCCTTGCTTACGAACACGACTTTCGACGACTGGCAAAAGGTCTCTGCGCCCAAGATCGACGCTGCTTGGCATCTGCATGAGCTGCTGCCTCAACTTGAGTTCTTCATTTCTCTGGCATCCATCACTGGCGTGACAGGAAATGCTGGACAGAGCATTTACGGAGGTACAACG ACCTTCTTGGAAGCATTTTCGGCGTACCGAAGAGAGCAAGGACTCCCAGCGATCTCGATCCAGCTCCCTATGATTGAAGACGCGGGCTATGCACTAGATAACGGAATGACTAAGTCTATGCGCGAGAATACGGGCGTTTGGCTGCAGATGCCGCAGATCGAACACctcgtcgaagaagctatCATCGCATGCAAGACCGGCCAGTACGATGAAGCCGTCCGAGCTACCGCTTTTGTGCGAGATCAGCAATCTCCAGATATGTCTGCGATTGGCGAGCGGTTGCACATGTACTCTGCTCTGCGTCAACAAGACAATGCGGCGGCTGCCACGCAAGGCTTGAGCAAGTATAGTGATGCTGAATCGTTCTTGCCGGCATTGATGGAGCGAGTTGCAACGCTGGCAGTGATGGATGCTGACGAAGTCGATCCTGATACTGATCTCGTCGAGTACAGTTTGGACTCTTTGGTTACTGTTGAGCTGCGGAACTGGATACGACGAGAGACGGGTCACGAAGTGGCTCTGAACCAAGTTCTCACCATGCCGAACCTCAGGGCATTGGCGGAATTTGTGTTTTCACCTGGGAGTGCTTCGTAG